In Coleofasciculus chthonoplastes PCC 7420, the following proteins share a genomic window:
- a CDS encoding GspE/PulE family protein codes for MTQSPSSSARRALVVKNDFSPFGNKLVQSGYVDDGQMRQALAESRKSGRPLTDVVESITGRQLPPDLIRQYKKQQLFELKILYGVESLDPELGDISGHQVKELIERLIPIDICSRYRLVPLSKNDGQPPSLLVAMVDPDNLDAQDDLNRILRPHGIDLRRMVITQEDYQHLINQYRDQKLAQEKEQEAAKQTNISQDLDNLTLSDAPEETTEEDISKVAGEAGGAPVINLVNKILAKALQEDVSDIHIEPQEEYLRVRFRKDGVLRQAFDPLPKTIKNAVAARFKIMSDLDIAERRLPQDGRIRRMFQGRKVDFRVSTLPSRYGEKIVLRILDNSSTQLGLDILITDPESLEMVREMTARPFGLILVTGPTGSGKSTTLYSMLAERNDPGVNISTAEDPIEYSLPGITQVQVLREKGMDFASILRSFLRQDPDVILVGETRDKETAKTAIEAALTGHLVLTTLHTNDAAGAIPRLDEMGVEPFMVSGALLGVLAQRLMRKVCTECRTPYQPTAAELARFGLAASGEGEVTFYKANTLQPEEITDARSKGTLCQKCNGIGYKGRVGVYEVMRNTERLQLLINEGAPTERIKEAAVEEGMKTLLSYSLNLVQDGHTTLEEVERVTFTDSGLEAEMKAKRKQSLSCSTCGAGLEQEWLDCPYCMTPRF; via the coding sequence ATGACTCAATCCCCATCATCATCAGCAAGACGTGCCCTTGTTGTCAAAAACGATTTTTCGCCCTTTGGAAATAAACTGGTTCAATCGGGTTACGTTGATGACGGTCAAATGCGGCAGGCATTGGCGGAAAGCCGTAAGTCAGGACGACCTCTGACCGATGTCGTTGAATCAATTACTGGGCGTCAGTTGCCACCCGACTTGATACGCCAGTACAAGAAACAGCAACTGTTTGAACTCAAAATACTTTACGGTGTTGAATCTCTTGATCCGGAACTTGGTGATATTTCTGGTCACCAAGTCAAGGAACTCATCGAACGCCTAATTCCTATTGATATCTGTAGTCGCTATCGTTTAGTGCCGTTATCCAAAAATGATGGTCAACCCCCATCGCTTCTGGTAGCAATGGTTGATCCGGATAACCTTGACGCCCAAGATGATCTGAACCGGATTTTGCGCCCTCACGGGATTGATCTACGGCGGATGGTGATTACCCAGGAAGACTATCAGCATCTGATTAATCAATATCGGGATCAAAAACTGGCACAAGAGAAGGAACAGGAAGCCGCCAAGCAGACAAACATCAGTCAGGATCTTGATAATTTAACCCTGTCTGATGCACCAGAGGAAACGACGGAAGAAGACATATCGAAAGTCGCGGGTGAAGCCGGTGGTGCCCCGGTAATTAACTTGGTGAATAAAATCCTCGCCAAAGCCCTACAAGAAGACGTTTCTGACATTCACATCGAACCCCAAGAAGAATACTTGCGGGTTCGCTTCCGCAAAGACGGCGTACTGCGGCAAGCCTTCGATCCCTTACCTAAAACAATCAAAAATGCCGTTGCTGCTCGCTTCAAAATTATGTCAGATTTGGACATCGCTGAACGCCGATTACCCCAAGATGGCAGAATTCGGCGCATGTTCCAAGGGCGCAAGGTTGACTTCCGAGTCAGTACCCTACCCAGCCGTTATGGTGAGAAGATTGTCCTGCGGATTTTGGATAACTCTAGCACCCAACTCGGTTTGGATATTTTGATCACTGACCCAGAAAGCTTAGAAATGGTCAGGGAAATGACAGCACGACCCTTTGGGCTGATCTTGGTCACGGGTCCGACGGGTTCGGGTAAATCCACAACCCTCTATTCTATGCTGGCTGAGCGCAATGACCCAGGTGTCAATATCAGTACCGCAGAAGATCCGATTGAATATTCCTTACCTGGTATTACCCAGGTACAGGTACTGCGGGAAAAAGGCATGGACTTTGCCTCGATTCTACGCTCATTTCTACGCCAAGACCCGGATGTAATTCTGGTGGGTGAGACGCGAGATAAGGAAACGGCAAAAACCGCGATTGAAGCGGCGCTCACTGGACACTTAGTCTTAACCACGCTCCATACCAACGACGCCGCCGGCGCCATTCCCCGCCTGGATGAAATGGGAGTCGAACCATTCATGGTGTCAGGTGCGCTTCTGGGAGTTTTAGCCCAGCGCCTGATGCGGAAGGTTTGTACTGAATGTCGCACACCTTACCAGCCTACCGCTGCTGAACTAGCTCGATTTGGTTTAGCTGCTTCCGGCGAAGGGGAAGTCACGTTCTATAAAGCTAATACCCTACAACCCGAAGAAATTACCGACGCTCGCTCCAAAGGAACACTCTGTCAAAAATGTAATGGAATTGGGTACAAAGGACGAGTGGGCGTTTATGAAGTCATGCGGAACACCGAACGACTGCAACTCCTAATCAATGAAGGAGCGCCTACTGAACGGATCAAAGAAGCAGCGGTGGAAGAAGGGATGAAAACCCTATTATCCTACAGTTTAAACCTGGTGCAGGATGGTCATACAACATTGGAAGAAGTTGAACGGGTAACGTTTACTGATTCCGGTCTTGAGGCAGAAATGAAAGCCAAACGTAAGCAATCCCTCTCCTGTAGCACTTGCGGCGCTGGGTTAGAACAGGAGTGGTTAGACTGTCCGTACTGTATGACCCCACGTTTTTGA